In Lolium rigidum isolate FL_2022 chromosome 3, APGP_CSIRO_Lrig_0.1, whole genome shotgun sequence, the genomic window tggagtacaagtagtacctatggaatattccttcatataaactcaatgaaaacattagtccataggggttgtcattaattaccaaaaccacacataggggcaatgtacccttacacctttcgtataaattccgaggattttcctgaaagttggatttctgcacaaaaatgagacaccagaacagttctgctgaaaacagcgttagtccgtgttagttgcatccaaaatacacaaattagaggcaaaacaacagcaaaagtgttcgggaaagtagatacgttttggacgtatcacgcgccCGGCTAGGCGCGCCACCTGTGCTCGTTTGGCCCTCGTGGCCCATCTCGCATGGTTATTTCGCTCACGGTCTTTCTTCGGGTGAAAAAATGATCATGCATTTTCCCTTGATTTTTAGCGATCCAGAAAGTcctaaaacaaataaaatacgaaaagGAGGTTTTATGCCTCCGAGAAATTAAATACCAGAGGAGGGCACTTTATAAGAAAGTCccaaaaatcatctaaaaatgcatgaataacaatgtatgaaggcaaataacaatgaaaactactcctatatgtagcaataatgatgatgcaaaatgcactTATCAGATGCATATAAATGctacgaggattcaccccaacccgcaaccCGTGGGGACTACTcacactcacacataatatcacgaTCAAAGTTAGAAATCATTATTGTAAATACTTTAATTGAAAACATAATATTTTACAATGGTTGCCAATTCTCaatgagatctctattacaatggtgatggctatgactATGACTGTGGAGGAGATAGGAGATgtaatggatgaactatggtggtggatttCCTTTTGGTGTGGTGTATATGGATCTGATGGGTGGTGGCTCTGTTTGATAACGAATGACTCTCTCTTTGGCGTGGCTCCCTTCATGGAACTTATAAGGTTTGACCTCAGGAAGGTTGCGGCACCCAGTACATGCGGACGGTACaggcggggcttgcccgtaccgatgtcCGCTAAACTCCCTGGAACCAAGTTTTGGCCTCTGGTTAATTTTGTTGCACTTGTGCCgatattttcttcagtaattgcaagTTCATTTGCCATTATGATTTGATTTCCTGCACACCATTTAACGATataagagattgcacatctttacaATAATTAGTCATTAATAGCATATTGAGAGTAAACTTAGTCATTTTTTGACATAGCTAAATGTTTAGGGCAGCGCTAGGAATCGGAACCCGATGGTTCTCTTTCCATCGGACCAGGCTGTGGCCACACGATGGAACATATGATTGCCGTACGATGCTGAAGCCGTCCCCACAATGAATCAATCCCGCGCGTGATTGCCTCCGTAAATGGTAGGCCAGATTGCATGCTTCCGAAACAGATCATGCGGATCTCAGCTAATTGTGAATTataatttgtttcctcctaaatgTTTCCATAAATGATACCAGATTTTAGGCGACTAATAAATCTGGGATCTGATAGACCGTGTTTCCAAGCAGCTCAATCTGTTTCCTTATTTTGTTCCTTCCGGATCAATTTATTTTCAATATAATTTGATGTTTTAAAGTAATAAATATAATTTTGCTTCAATAGTAACAGGAGGGTGATTTAGTAATTTGCTTCCTAAAAAATAAATGTAGAAAAAAAAGTCATGATTTGTACATCTTTCTTGATGACAGAAACGTTCGCCTTGATTAATGGAAGCATCAATTTTTCAGATTCCATTCATTTGCAATGGCGACATGTTTTTAGACCAAGAAAGGACTCATCTTGGTAAATGGAAGCATCATTTTTGTGGCGCTAGGGACATATTGGCTGCATCATCGACAACTCCTTCTATAACCAATAGAAATATTTATTTATCGATGTTAGTATATTCGATCTATGAACACAACTTTTGATGCAACCAAAACAAATTTTAGTCCAATGAAAATATATGCTTCAAAAAAGAATTCTGTGGAAGCACAACATGAAGCACGAAGCAATGAAAAATTTAATTTGATTGAAACAAAAATTACAACTCTTGTAGTGACAAAATTAAACACTATTACACAACAATGTTTTCACTTCTCCTTAACCAGCTGCCTCATTGACCATTGTATGGGCTGATCATGGACGATCTCTCATGCGCTGCAAGCTCCTCCTCAATAAGGCATTGGTGTCCCAACGGTGGCGTACTCGGCAGTATAGCAACATCACTAGACGTACAACTAGAAGCAGGTTAGGCAGAATTATGTTTATATAATAGAAGCATCAATTAGTAACATGAAGCACGTCCAATAAGAAAGGTTGAAGCATCAGTTAGAAACTGTGTGTCAAGCAAACACACATGGTTGGAGCACAGACTACTAGCCTTTGAAGCAAAATTATTGTACGATGAGAGCATCACACAATGGCAGTAGTTGAAGAAAACAATCAATTAGGAAAACTTGGTCGGCGTAAAGCAACGGTTCGATGCCATCAGAGCATATATAATTTCCTAGAGAAATTTCCTTTTTGCAAATTGGCATGCTTGTGGACAAATTTTGGATACTGAAATTTGTGATTTGAGTGATGCCGCAGAGCATATGTATATTGGAAGCATAACTCAGAAATGAAGGAAGCATGCTTCATAAGCAGTGAAAGCATACTTATTTGAATTGGCAAATTTATTGTGGCAGAAAAGTGTACATTAGAAGCACATGTGGGGAACAAATGAGGCATGAGTAACAGCTACTGGAAGCAAGAAAAATATTTGCTTTGAAAGCAGGTTGATTCGAATCATAAAAATCAAGACCACGCATCATACCAAACAGTGTGTCAAAGCAGAAAACTATACAACCTAAAATGAATAACGATTTCTCTCAAAATTACCTAATACCTAAACCTTAGACCCTAATAGGAAGCATATGTATTTAGAAGCACGAATTTAGTTCTATTTCGACACAAATTATCTTTACTGGAAGTATATAAATATGGAAGTGGAAGCACTGATATATCTAAGCAAGGAATTATAGTTCTATCTCAATGTAACCAATTTGTATTGGAAGCATAGATATTTCGAAGCACATAACAAGTGTTGTCTCAGTATAATTCATCTGTGCTGGAAGCATAtataattttgaaatttgaatgagCTATACTTGCCTCCAGCATGTGGGTGCATCCTCCTTTGATGTACATACCAATTTCATCCGAAATTACTTGTTTGCCTTTCCAGCTTTTGCACATTGTATGAGTATGATGGGCAAACATAAGACCCTCGAGCAATAGTTATGAGTTCTCTCCAAGGATCCTTAAGGCCAAGCACTATGTCCATCAACCGAGCCAATGAGAAACGACTCTTCAGCATACTATCTGGTTTGGCATCCTTGGTCATTTTGTAGATGTTTGCTGCAAAAAaaaataagaagcatgttgatGTGTGAGACTGCAGAAAACTATGTGGAAGCAAACATTCAGAAGTTATGAAAATTTATAAACATTAATATGGAATGATGGAAACCAGAAGCATCAATTTTTTTGTATGAAACATATTAAAATCTATGTAGTAGCATACATATTTgaactttgtaaaaatacaatggttGCCGTCAATTTTATGTGGAAGTGTTACCCAACttcaccatcaccatctgtgtACTGGAAAGGCATTGTAAACATGAAGCATGGATATAAATCCGACACGACATAAACAAGTAGAACATGGAAACATGTAAAAAATAGTTCTCGCACTATAGCAAGCATCAATTTGATTCCCCAAATTAGCTACTAGTAAGATTATATTACACCACGGTATGTAGAAAATTATGTGACTTGAATATATGACAAACATAGAAAATCCGCTAGGTATATGAATCAGGACGAAAATTTGGAAGCATCGAAATATAAAACATCATTTTGTTTGTAAGAAGCATGTTGTAATCAACATAGAAGCAGTCAAGTTTATAATATATAATGTAACAATGGTTCTGCCGATTGTTAAAAGATTGTACCAACTTCAACTTCATCAGAGCATACTCCTTACACGCGAAAAGCTTGAACAAGCAGTATGTggaaacataaaaaaaaattcaattgtTACCATGTAAAGATCTATAAACTAGGATATACACTACATGGCCACGATATGGAATAGCTCACGGTACTCAACTATTCCTCTGCAAAAATTGAATCCAGAATTCCATACGTTAGTGAACTGCAATACCTTTCTGTTCATAAGATTCAGAAATAATACATGGATACCTTAGGTGTATCTTTTGCCCATTACCTTCTCCCCAGGCCGCGTAGCCGTTGAAGGGGGCGAAACTGTGACCTTGAGAGGTGGAAGTAGCGTCCAGCGCTGAGCTTCGTCGGGATTGAACTGCCTCGAACCCTACTTCATCGGCCGCCAATCATTCATGCAGTCAGAGCCCGTGCGTGCCGCCGGCGAGCAAGAAAACCATCCGCGGCCACCGGTGCTCGACATGGATTAGGAAGCGCGGTGGGAGAATCGGGCGATGGGAGGAGAGAATTGGTCGACGGAAAGCAGGGCGACGGGGCTGGGAGGGtcacacgacggcggggctgattTCGCTCACATGGATTGGGATTTGGGAGGCGTTACGGGGGTCCGGTGAGTAACTACCAAAAATTTCGCGATTTCGTTCTGGAAAAAGCATGCTTCGTTAGCTTGCAAAAGGTTAAAGGGGAACCGTccgattggaagctacatcgacgTTGTTGGAGAGGTCCGACCAAACCACTGTCATCGGACTCCGTAGTATAGTATTTACCAAATGTTTAAACGTGAGAAAATATGGGTAATTCACAACCATCAATGACATCATGATAAGTGGACTAACCATGTGCTTGAGCATTATAGGTGACGGGGTCATGAGTAACCGGGTGCTCGGAGACAGGTAAAGTAATCTACCAACTAGGTTTGAACATAGCCTTAGGCGACCAAGCTCCAAGTCGGTGCATGCTAGGCACACTGGCCGACTATCGTCCCAAACAGCTGAACAAGTCATCCAGCTAGGGAATGAAAGCGACCCGTGTTCTCGAGCTACCAAAAGTTTGTGCAATCTAGTTCCATCTGAAGCAGGCTTCGGCTTCCTAACCTGCAATTGTTCACGGTGCCTAAATAATCTTATCCATGGTTTGCAAATAATTGACAAAGTATAGGGAGGTAATCTAAACTACAAGAAACATCGAATAAATTTTTGTGCTAGTGAAGAACAATGAACAATTTGACAGGGCAAAAGAATTAAATTATAAGAATTATTCCCTGAAGTTTACATAGGATTAGTCGCATAAAGTATAATTGGACAATAACCACTTGCTTTGCCTGAATCGTGGGGCCGAGACACGGAGGAGCCATCTTCCAAATTTATTAACATGCACCTTATCCCCTTCACAAGAATAATGTCCCATGGCCGGAGCGAGAAAATTAACCCCACAAACTAACTCCTATGATCGAATAGAAAACTGAATCGACAAGACAATACATTTAACATTTGTAGTATTTGTTAAGCCACAAAAGTTGATGGGTTAGAGATAAACTAGTGGAGGGAGCCAACTAACTAGAGGCGACCAACTGATTAACATTTGCAATATCTTTTAAGCAACAAAGATTTCTAGAGAGAGTCAACCACGATGACTACGCTGAAGAAAATTTAAGTGCTCGTACCATAGATTTTGTTTGTCGAGATTTGGAAATCACCTGGTTGAAGCAAATTGGTGCGGGAACTCAGTGCATGCTACGGTCGATCGACCTAACACCGGCGTTCCCTGGTGCCTATCCGTCCTGGAGTGACATCTAAGATGACATCGATCCTCTGCTTGGTCGTGCGCATGCGCGGACTGCGGCATTTTCCTGCGAGACACTGCTCTTTGGAGAGAACACGACAGGCGGGAAATGCGACACAACGGGCTTTGGAAGGTGGGGCAGCGTCGTGGCAGCATGGGAAGGAGCAACATCATATCTATTGATGCCGCCATGTTATCCGTGAGGTTTTCGGTGGCGGTGGCATCGAGTAATAGGGCGAGAAGTGTGCTCGAAGGCTGGTCTTGTGGCAACGACAGAGGGACGTGAGGGCAGATCCTGGCGTACCAAAGGTAGACGCCGATGTCGCAGCCGTGGGGGTGGAGGTCGTGGGGTGAGGCGCGGCGGTGATTTGGGCTCTGTGGAGGTGGGATGTGGGAGCGGGCCACATGGGAGATGTAGTTATTGGGGACACGTGATACATGAGCGGACTGACGAACTATTTTACCGCTAAACGCGAAAGCACGGTACTAGATGAAGTACTAGACGTTGTAAATGTTTTAGTGGCTAGAAAGTCTGCTGAGCCGGTTTAATGGCGAGCCGGTTTAATGGAATCGAGTGTTCCATATcaaaaaaataaatgaatttttttttgagaaaaaaataaatgaaatggcaatACGAGTAGAAATATGGTTTCTTCAGGCCCGAGGGTAAAAAGGAGGAAGGCCCGGTGTAAAGGCAAAGCTACTCAaacggcccaataggggccaccaAAGCCCAAGAATGTTACCCATTTATTGAATCGACTCTCCACAGATCACAGCCGTCCGATGAATCGCTAGGGTTTCACCTCTGGTATATAGTCGTAACCGTAACCATGCTTCCAAAATCTTAGTCGCGCGAACGCCCACCTCCTCCTTCTGCCCCCGCGCGCctcagccgccgccgcagccgtcgCCGACGCCGACTGCCGCCATGGTAAGCGTCCTCGTCCCGCCTTCCCTGCTCCGCGTGCCGATCCACCCTCCTGTACTGACCTCCGAAATGCATTTTGGTCGCAGTCGCTGATCGCGGGTGAGGAGTTCCAGCACATTCTCCGTCTGCTGAACACCAACGTCGATGGTAAGCAGAAGATCATGTTCGCGCTGACCTCCATCAAGGGTGTTGGGCGCCGCTTCTCCAACATCATCTGCAAGAAGGCCGACATCGACATGGACAAGAGGTAATGAACCCTCACTTGTCCCGTGCCCCAGTATCCTTGTCAGATCTCTCTTAGGTGATGGGCTGAGCGGTGTGTTGCGTTTTGCGGGGGTGCAGGGCCGGAGAGCTCACAACCGAGGAAATGGACCGGGTGATGACAGTGTTGCAGAACCCGCGGCAGTTCAAGGTGCCGGACTGGTTCCTTAACAGAAAGAAGGACTACAAGGACGGCAAGTTCTCCCAGGTCGTCTCTAACCAGCTTGACATGAAGCTCAGGGATGACCTCGAGAGGCTCAAGAAGATCCGGTATGAACTTGTCTATACTGTATTACTCATATTGGTCGATGAGTGATGCTTTATTAGATACTACAGCTGTTGAAGCttgcacttcatattttgtgtaTGCTTAACAGTTCAACCTGCTATTGTTAGCTATAGTGGTGAGCTAGTAGCAGTTGACATTTCCTACTCTACAGTTCAACCTGTTATTGTTAGCTAGATTTTAGATTAACGTTGTATTCTGTGGAAATCAATCTAGTCTGAAATGTTTGTAATAATTACCAATTCTCTCTTTGTTTATAAGGAAGTGCTTCATGCTAGTCTGGTTTACCATGTATAGATTGCGAGTTGATGCTTCTGTCTAGAGAAATGCAATGCTATAGTATGTCTTATAGGCTGCTAGTGGTGATTTGGCTTGTTCAGGGTCGGCTGATCATTCCTTAGGCAGGCCATGCTACTCTTCCCTTCACCCATGTAATATGAGTCTGCAACTGGTACTTCAGAATGATGTTATAAATTATCCAGTGTAGTCATTTGTCAGAATCAGTTTGTGTGTATTGCTTGTGGATGTGAATTTTCTTGTTTGCCCATTGCTTTAGTTGACTTTTTAAGTAACATCATTGCTGTATCTTGGTAGTATGCTACTATGGTTGTCAATATCTTCCATGTGTGTCCTTTTAGTATCCCTTTGGTTGTGTAGAATTTGTTTTGGATAATAGTGCATTGTTTGGTAAGGTTTTTGATTATCTGTAGACCGATTAAACTTTATAATTTGATTATTTCAAaatgtatgtgatctcttatgttaCATGCCCTTCCTTTTGCAGTAACCATCGTGGTCTTCGTCACTACTGGGGTGTCCGTGTCCGTGGTCAGCACACTAAGACTACCGGCAGGAGAGGAAAGACTGTTGGTGTCTCCAAGAAGCGATAAGCTTTAACTGACACACATAGATTGTCACTACTTCTGTATTGGTCCATTTCGGGAGTCTTAATGAGGTGTTCCCTGTTTAGACAATTACCTCGGAGGATGTTTTGCCCTAGATCATATTTTGCAGTTCTGGAACTTTAATATATTGTATCTTAAATTCCTTTTTGAACACCTAAAGAGTAATTTTATTCGGCTGCCCTTGTTGTGTGCTGACTCCTTTCACTGTTTAATCTGATgagtgctgataattctacacttGTTCTGTATATGGCTGGGTCATCATTCTTCTTCTTTGCAACCTAAAAGTTAGTGAAGCAATGTGATGTGCCTGCTCTAGTTATTCCAGTAGTAGGCTGGATCATCATTCTTTTTCTTTGCAACCTAAAAGCTAGCGAAGCAATGTGATGTTCTTGCTCTAGTTATTCCAGCAGTAGATTGTCACTACAGTAAGGGCATAGCCTTTTATTTTTGTGGAAATAGGTCCTTTGAGGCTGAAATTTGAAGCTCTCTACAAGTGTGctacttcctcggttcctccggtCCCTTCTATTAGACAGTTCAGCAAATCAATTAAGCCTGAGAAAGTATTAACTTGCCACCTTGGTCACATTTTTCGCAACCATTCGCAACCTTTCGCAACCATTCTAGAGGACGTTACCTACCCTTTTCCCCGTTGTGCATACTCATTGCTGGTGTCAGATCTATGGTATACTCCAAGTCGTCTTTGGCAGTTCTTTGGGAAATCTCATCAGTGTGAATGGTGGCTTATAGATGTTAGATGCTGAAACTACTCAATTGTTGTTCATGGGTTACGAGCTTGGATTTCAAGAGAACGCAACCTGTTCGTATTCTTAATTTCTAGCTGGCATATTTGGGTGCAATGTCTGCATGTTATCTTGCGACACATAACACTGAAGCATGCATCTCGAAAGATTGTACTTACCTATGATTTGTGTCCCAAATGTAGAGAACAAATGCATACAGTTCAGGAGTACATCCCAACTTTGTCACTTTAGACACATTTTGTTATGCTGTGTCTTAACCACTATCATACCCACAtatgtattagagcatctccaacagaggctgtaAACTTGCGCTGCGCTAAAATAACTGTCAATATACAGCACCCAGCGCGTTTTTTTGTCCTCCAGCAGACGCTGCAAACTACGGCGCGCTGTAAATATTTTAGTGCGCGTGGCAGTTTGCACTATCCAAAGCGGTATATCTAGTGCGCCGGCTAGCGCGCGCTGTAGAGTGGGAGTGCGATTCTTCCCACCCGCGCGAAGAAAAACTGCCACGCCGTGAGCTCCGCCCGCCGCGAGCACCACCGGCCACCACGCCGCGAGCACCACCGGCCGCCGCGCCGCGAGCACCGCCGACCTTGCTTGGCGCTGCGAGCTCCACAGGTCTGCCACGCCGCAAGCTCCGCAGGTCCGCCGGCCGCGCCCGAAATTGCCCGGCGCTGCGAGCTCCACCGGCCGCGCGCGACCTTGCCCGGCGCTGCAAGCTCCGCTGGCCGCCGCGCTGCGAGCTCGCAGGTCCGCCGGCCGCGCCCGACCTTGCCCGACGCTGCGAGTTTCGCTGGCCTCCGCGATGCGAGCTGCGCCGGCCGCGCGAGGATGAAATCGATTGCTCTGGCCACGCGGGCAGGCAATCAATCGTACAGAGTTGCTCTGGCTAGCTAGATCAATCGATTGCTCTGGCTAGCTAGATCAATTGCTAGTTACGATAAGCTCCCCGTAGAGTTGTAAATTTtagttgattttttcagatttaaCTGTGGtctgtttgatcttgtttgatgtatgtatgttgaaaaaac contains:
- the LOC124700877 gene encoding 40S ribosomal protein S18, which translates into the protein MSLIAGEEFQHILRLLNTNVDGKQKIMFALTSIKGVGRRFSNIICKKADIDMDKRAGELTTEEMDRVMTVLQNPRQFKVPDWFLNRKKDYKDGKFSQVVSNQLDMKLRDDLERLKKIRNHRGLRHYWGVRVRGQHTKTTGRRGKTVGVSKKR